One genomic region from bacterium encodes:
- a CDS encoding amidohydrolase: MAAALLAAAGGLGCETGPAVTPADLVLTNGKIVTVDSLRPEAEAVAIVGDRIVAVGSSAEIARYIGESTQVIDLEGRLAVPGFIEGHGHFMSLGQARMILDLTRARTWDEIVAMVAAAAREARPGEWIQGRGWHQDKWNPAPAVTVEGVPTHHELSRVSPRNPVILTHASGHASFVNARAMELAGITRSTPNPPGGEIVRDARGEPTGYLRETAQALVWRVFERDRAQRPPEAVAAEARRAVQLAGEELLRKGVTSFHDAGSDFETIDFFRELAEKDSLPVRLYVMVRGEPNESLAVKLPDYRMIGVGNGFLTVRSIKRQVDGALGAHGAWLLEPYNDLPTSTGLVLESLESIRRTAEIAIEHGFQLNTHAIGDRGNREILNLYEEIFRANPDKTDLRWRIEHAQHLAPEDIPRFAELGVIASMQGVHATSDGPWVPQRIGDERARTGAYVWRALIDAGAVVTNGTDTPVEDVDPIASFYASVTRRTADGSVFYGEQRMTREEALRSYTLNNAYAAFEEDVKGSITPGKLADIVVLSRDIMTVPEEEIPGTQVVYTILGGRIRYQAPTAGVPLDR, from the coding sequence CTGGCCGCCGCGCTGCTCGCCGCCGCGGGCGGGCTCGGCTGCGAGACGGGCCCGGCGGTGACGCCGGCCGACCTCGTGCTCACGAACGGCAAGATCGTGACCGTGGACTCGCTGCGGCCCGAGGCCGAGGCCGTGGCGATCGTGGGCGACCGGATCGTGGCCGTGGGCTCGTCGGCGGAGATCGCGCGCTACATCGGGGAGAGCACGCAGGTCATCGACCTCGAGGGCCGCCTCGCGGTGCCGGGGTTCATCGAGGGACACGGCCATTTCATGAGCCTCGGGCAGGCGCGGATGATCCTGGACCTGACCCGGGCCAGGACGTGGGACGAGATCGTCGCCATGGTCGCGGCGGCGGCGCGGGAAGCCCGGCCGGGCGAGTGGATCCAGGGCCGGGGGTGGCACCAGGACAAGTGGAACCCGGCGCCGGCCGTCACGGTGGAAGGCGTCCCCACGCACCACGAGCTGAGCCGGGTCTCGCCGCGGAACCCGGTGATCCTCACGCACGCGAGCGGACACGCGTCGTTCGTGAACGCGCGGGCCATGGAGCTCGCGGGCATCACCCGATCCACGCCCAACCCGCCGGGCGGCGAGATCGTCCGGGACGCCCGCGGCGAGCCCACCGGCTACCTGCGCGAGACGGCGCAGGCGCTGGTCTGGCGGGTCTTCGAGCGGGACCGCGCACAACGGCCGCCGGAGGCGGTCGCGGCCGAGGCCAGGCGCGCCGTGCAGCTCGCGGGCGAAGAGCTGCTGCGCAAGGGCGTGACGAGCTTCCATGACGCCGGGTCCGACTTCGAGACCATCGATTTCTTCCGGGAGCTCGCGGAGAAGGACAGCCTGCCCGTCCGGCTGTACGTGATGGTGCGCGGCGAGCCCAACGAGTCGCTGGCCGTCAAGCTGCCGGACTACCGGATGATCGGCGTGGGCAACGGGTTCCTCACGGTCCGCTCGATCAAGCGGCAGGTGGACGGTGCGCTGGGCGCGCACGGCGCGTGGCTGCTCGAGCCGTACAACGACCTGCCGACCAGCACCGGGCTCGTGCTCGAGTCGCTCGAGAGCATCCGTCGCACCGCCGAGATCGCGATCGAGCACGGATTCCAGCTCAATACCCATGCCATCGGCGACCGCGGCAACCGCGAGATCCTGAACCTGTACGAGGAGATCTTCCGCGCGAACCCGGACAAGACGGACCTGCGCTGGCGCATCGAGCACGCGCAGCACCTGGCGCCGGAGGACATCCCGCGCTTCGCGGAGTTGGGCGTGATCGCGTCCATGCAAGGCGTGCACGCGACCTCGGACGGGCCGTGGGTTCCGCAGCGCATCGGCGATGAACGTGCCCGCACCGGCGCGTACGTCTGGCGCGCGCTGATCGACGCGGGCGCCGTGGTGACGAACGGCACGGACACGCCAGTCGAGGACGTCGACCCGATTGCCAGCTTCTACGCGTCCGTCACGCGGCGGACGGCGGACGGCTCGGTGTTCTACGGCGAGCAGCGCATGACGCGGGAGGAAGCGCTGCGCAGCTACACGCTGAACAACGCGTACGCGGCGTTCGAGGAGGACGTGAAGGGTTCGATCACGCCCGGCAAGCTCGCGGACATCGTCGTCCTCTCCCGGGACATCATGACGGTGCCGGAGGAGGAGATCCCCGGCACGCAGGTGGTCTACACGATCCTGGGCGGACGGATCCGCTACCAGGCGCCGACGGCGGGAGTGCCGCTCGACCGGTGA
- a CDS encoding aspartate aminotransferase: protein MKPFAMERWQSTYENRVTYNLSESGVHPLTLGELVEMAGASRSIPGISLGYGQSNGSDELRDLIAALYPGATEANVVVTNGSAEANFIAMWELLEGGGEAAIVMPTYMQTPGLADAFGARVREIWLREAHGWQPDPDEITRAVTDRTRVVVVTNPNNPTGAVLSAEARDALIRAADRVGAWILADEVYTGAELRGPETRTFWGDSPRVIATGSLSKAYGLPGLRIGWAVAPADTAAELWARKDYTTISPGNLTDRLAALALDPTLRPRLLQRTRAILHAGLEVLTSWADDLGLFAYRPPDAGAICFMRYRVPIPSLELAERLRVEQDVLIVPGAHFGMESYVRFGYGLPPADLGAALERVGTLLRALPASAPAH, encoded by the coding sequence ATGAAACCGTTCGCCATGGAGCGCTGGCAGTCCACCTACGAGAACCGGGTGACATACAACCTGTCCGAGAGCGGGGTGCACCCGCTCACGCTCGGCGAACTGGTCGAGATGGCGGGCGCGTCGCGCTCGATCCCGGGCATCTCGCTGGGCTACGGCCAGTCGAACGGCAGCGACGAGCTGCGCGACCTGATCGCCGCGCTGTATCCGGGCGCCACCGAGGCGAACGTCGTCGTGACCAACGGCAGCGCGGAGGCCAACTTCATCGCGATGTGGGAGCTGCTGGAGGGCGGCGGCGAGGCGGCCATCGTGATGCCCACCTACATGCAGACGCCCGGCCTGGCGGACGCCTTCGGTGCGAGGGTCCGGGAGATCTGGCTCCGGGAGGCCCACGGCTGGCAGCCGGACCCGGACGAGATCACGCGCGCCGTCACGGACCGGACCCGCGTCGTCGTCGTCACCAACCCCAACAACCCGACGGGCGCCGTGCTGTCCGCCGAGGCGCGGGACGCGCTGATCCGCGCCGCCGACCGGGTGGGCGCGTGGATCCTCGCGGACGAGGTCTACACCGGCGCCGAGCTCCGCGGCCCCGAGACCCGCACGTTCTGGGGCGACTCCCCCCGCGTCATCGCCACGGGCTCCCTGTCCAAGGCGTACGGCCTGCCGGGCCTCCGGATCGGCTGGGCGGTGGCGCCCGCGGACACGGCCGCCGAGCTGTGGGCCCGCAAGGACTACACGACGATCTCGCCCGGGAACCTGACGGACCGGCTGGCCGCCCTCGCGCTCGACCCCACGCTCCGGCCCCGCCTGCTCCAACGCACCCGCGCCATCCTCCACGCCGGCCTCGAGGTCCTCACCTCCTGGGCGGACGACCTCGGCCTCTTCGCCTACCGCCCGCCCGATGCGGGCGCCATTTGCTTCATGCGCTACCGGGTGCCCATCCCATCCCTCGAGCTGGCGGAGCGTCTCCGCGTCGAGCAAGACGTGCTGATCGTGCCCGGTGCGCACTTCGGCATGGAGTCCTACGTGCGCTTCGGCTACGGCCTCCCGCCGGCCGATCTCGGCGCCGCGCTCGAGCGGGTGGGCACGCTCCTGCGCGCGCTGCCCGCGTCCGCTCCGGCGCACTGA
- a CDS encoding phosphoglycerate mutase (catalyzes the interconversion of 3-phosphoglycerate and 2-phosphoglycerate; this enzyme does not require the cofactor 2,3-bisphosphoglycerate as a phosphate donor; BPG-independent PGAM; aPGAM), producing the protein MELPDELVEHGESRIVLVVMDGLGGLPDPETGLTELETASTPNLDRLARGGAVGLIEPVAPGISPGSGPGHLALFGYDPVRWNIGRGVLSALGVGFDLREGDVAARLNFATLDAEGRVIDRRAGRPSDAENRRLVERLRAEVPAPEGVDLFFESEKEHRAVMVLRGEGLSAALSDTDPQETGVPPLHVRALAEGAERTARLVQDILDAAMRVLADEPKANGVLARGFAAYERYPSLADRYKLRGLATARYPMYRGLARLIGMDLSPVAETDEGSVALLEKAFPNYDFHFIHFKAVDSRGEDGDFLAKVKAIEAVDALIPRIEALAPDVLIVTGDHSTPSRMRSHSWHPVPVLIASKWTRGGGVTGFGERECRKGELGIFPAKHLMTLALAHAGRLARFGA; encoded by the coding sequence ATGGAACTCCCGGACGAGCTGGTCGAGCACGGCGAGAGCCGCATCGTCCTGGTGGTGATGGATGGACTCGGCGGGCTGCCGGATCCCGAGACCGGCTTGACGGAGCTTGAGACCGCCAGCACGCCGAACCTCGACCGGCTCGCGCGGGGGGGCGCCGTCGGGCTCATCGAGCCCGTGGCGCCCGGAATCTCGCCCGGCAGCGGGCCAGGCCACCTCGCGTTGTTCGGCTACGACCCCGTGCGGTGGAACATCGGGCGCGGCGTCCTGAGCGCCCTCGGCGTCGGCTTCGACCTGCGGGAGGGCGACGTCGCCGCACGGCTCAACTTCGCCACGCTGGACGCCGAGGGGCGCGTCATCGACCGCCGCGCTGGCCGCCCCTCGGACGCGGAGAACCGCCGGCTCGTCGAGCGCCTGCGCGCGGAGGTCCCGGCGCCCGAGGGCGTGGACCTCTTCTTCGAGTCCGAGAAGGAGCACCGGGCCGTCATGGTGCTGCGCGGCGAGGGCCTCTCCGCCGCCCTCTCCGACACCGATCCCCAGGAGACCGGCGTGCCGCCGCTGCACGTGCGTGCGCTCGCCGAGGGCGCCGAACGTACCGCCCGGCTCGTGCAGGACATCCTGGACGCCGCCATGCGCGTGCTCGCGGATGAGCCGAAGGCCAACGGCGTGCTCGCGCGCGGATTCGCCGCCTACGAGCGCTACCCCTCGCTCGCCGACCGCTACAAGCTCCGCGGTCTCGCCACCGCGCGCTACCCCATGTACCGCGGCCTCGCGCGGCTGATCGGCATGGACCTCTCACCCGTTGCCGAGACGGACGAGGGCAGCGTCGCCCTCCTCGAAAAGGCGTTCCCGAACTACGACTTCCACTTCATCCACTTCAAGGCCGTGGACTCCCGGGGCGAGGACGGGGACTTCCTGGCGAAGGTGAAGGCCATCGAGGCGGTGGACGCCCTCATCCCGCGCATCGAGGCCCTCGCGCCGGACGTGCTCATCGTCACCGGCGACCATTCGACGCCCTCCCGCATGCGCTCGCACTCGTGGCACCCGGTGCCGGTGCTCATCGCGTCGAAATGGACGCGCGGCGGCGGCGTCACGGGCTTCGGCGAGCGGGAGTGTCGGAAGGGCGAGCTGGGTATATTCCCGGCGAAGCACCTGATGACGCTCGCGCTCGCGCACGCGGGCCGGCTCGCACGCTTCGGCGCCTGA
- a CDS encoding protein sanA-like protein, which yields MPRAGTIWLRAVLALAACAVLLWLATVALVLLAGATPRIRPADAILVLGAAQYNGRPSPVLRARIDHAIALYRQGLAPRIVFTGGVGRGDTLSEGEVARRYAEEHGVPPEAIMVERVGMTSAESVSAAAALMRAEGLTTALVVSDRFHMLRLELLTRRAGLRPFRAPTPDSPIDRVPGQRWRYVLRESLIFPAAALIGGR from the coding sequence ATGCCGCGGGCCGGCACCATCTGGCTCCGGGCCGTCCTCGCCCTGGCGGCGTGCGCGGTCCTGCTCTGGCTCGCCACGGTCGCGCTGGTGCTGCTCGCGGGCGCGACGCCCAGGATCCGACCCGCCGACGCCATCCTCGTGCTCGGCGCAGCCCAGTACAACGGGCGGCCCTCACCGGTCCTAAGGGCGCGGATCGACCACGCCATCGCGCTCTACCGCCAGGGGCTGGCGCCCCGCATCGTCTTCACCGGCGGCGTCGGCCGGGGCGACACCCTGAGCGAGGGCGAGGTCGCCCGGCGGTACGCGGAAGAGCACGGCGTGCCGCCGGAGGCGATCATGGTCGAGCGCGTCGGCATGACCTCCGCCGAGTCCGTCAGCGCCGCCGCCGCGCTCATGCGCGCCGAAGGCTTGACCACCGCCCTCGTCGTCAGCGACCGGTTCCACATGCTGCGCCTCGAACTGCTGACGCGCCGCGCCGGCCTCCGGCCGTTCCGCGCCCCTACGCCGGACAGCCCCATCGACCGCGTCCCCGGCCAGCGCTGGCGCTACGTGCTGCGCGAGAGCCTGATCTTCCCTGCCGCCGCCTTGATCGGCGGGCGCTGA
- a CDS encoding amidase, translating to MAGRPYILGETNWKSVSATDWDLAILPWGATEAHNTHLPYGTDTIHAERVAAEAARIAWEAGVRVMVLPAVPFGVQTGQLDIPFCLNVNPSTQAALLADLAASLDGQGVRRLVILNGHGGNDFRAMVRELQPRLRLFICVLNWYACVDPRAYFDEPGDHGGELETSVLLHLTPELVRPLSEAGPGRARPFRVAALREGWAWAPRRFAQVTDDTGVGDPRAATAEKGAAFFKAATERIAGFLKELAAMDPDRPYAD from the coding sequence GTGGCAGGTCGGCCGTACATCCTGGGAGAAACGAACTGGAAGAGCGTGTCCGCCACGGACTGGGATCTGGCGATCCTCCCGTGGGGCGCCACCGAGGCACACAACACCCACCTCCCGTACGGCACGGACACGATCCACGCCGAACGGGTGGCCGCCGAGGCCGCCAGGATCGCCTGGGAGGCGGGCGTCCGCGTGATGGTGCTGCCCGCCGTCCCGTTCGGCGTGCAGACGGGCCAGCTCGACATCCCGTTCTGCCTGAACGTGAACCCGAGCACGCAGGCCGCGCTCCTCGCCGATCTCGCCGCCTCGCTGGACGGCCAGGGCGTTCGCAGGCTGGTGATCCTGAACGGCCACGGCGGCAACGACTTCCGCGCCATGGTGCGCGAGCTCCAGCCGCGCCTGCGCCTCTTCATCTGCGTGCTCAACTGGTACGCGTGCGTGGATCCGCGCGCCTACTTCGACGAGCCCGGGGACCACGGCGGCGAACTGGAGACGAGCGTCCTGCTCCACCTGACGCCGGAGCTGGTTCGGCCCCTCTCGGAGGCCGGCCCCGGCCGCGCCCGGCCGTTCCGCGTGGCCGCGCTCCGCGAGGGCTGGGCCTGGGCGCCCCGCCGCTTCGCGCAGGTCACCGATGACACCGGCGTGGGCGATCCCCGCGCCGCGACGGCGGAGAAAGGCGCTGCCTTCTTCAAGGCGGCCACGGAGCGGATCGCGGGCTTCCTGAAGGAGCTCGCGGCCATGGACCCGGACCGCCCCTACGCGGACTGA